Proteins co-encoded in one Jeotgalibacillus malaysiensis genomic window:
- a CDS encoding DNA polymerase III subunit alpha, producing the protein MSTDLSKKEKFRLLLTQLNMTGDLYADHFEEAEIEKLAVHKKEKKWHFVFNLRSVVPCQIMKDFTTRLNQSFSHIAQVSFTVKLANTDIPADTVLDYWETCLEELQGIAPPLLNLLTVQKPEVNGNKITIKVSNETEGMQIKNKYADILNSAFEKWGFGPFVLHTEVSTEGSNEEYEAFVESKKKEEEEWAKQALVEMQKLEEQKNAAETHTGPVAIGYSIKPDEPVAIKTIQEEERKIAIQGLVFDAEVKELRSGRSLLTFKVTDYTDSILVKMFSRDKEDAAIMQQLKKGMWVRAKGSIQNDTFVRDLVMIAQDVMEIQPLLRQDTSEEKRVELHLHTPMSQMDAVSSVSSLVSQAKKWGHKAVAITDHAVAQSYPEAHAAGAKNDIKILYGLEANLVDDGVPIAYNTSNRELETASYIVFDVETTGLSAVYDKIIELAAVKVKEGEIIDRFERFANPHHPLSATTINLTGITDDMVRNAPEIEDVLADFKEWCGDDILVAHNASFDMGFLNVGYKRAGMEKAPNPVIDTLELARFLHPEFKNHRLNTLAKKFDVDLTQHHRAIYDAEATGYILARLLKEAKEKAILNHNQLNDYMGEGDAFKRARPNHITILAQTQAGLKNLFKLISISHLEYFYRVPRIPRSLLNKHREGLLIGSACDKGEIFEGMMQKSPEEVEELADFYDYIEVQPPAAYQHLIDLELVRDEDNLKEIITKVVDFADKMNIPAVATGNVHYVNEEDKIYREILIASQGGANPLNRHKLPDVHFRTTNEMLDAFSFIGKEKAREIVIDNTNKIADMIEDVTPIKDELYTPKIEGADEEMREMSYGMAKSIYGEELPEIVEARLEKELKSIIGHGFAVIYLISHKLVKKSLIDGYLVGSRGSVGSSFVATMTEITEVNPLPPHYVCPKCKESEFFNDGSVGSGFDLDDKDCPKCEVPYIKDGQDIPFETFLGFKGDKVPDIDLNFSGEYQPVAHNYTKVLFGEDYVYRAGTIGTVADKTAFGYVKGYAGDHNLHFRGAEVERLAGGCTGVKRTTGQHPGGIIVVPDYMDIYDFTPIQFPANASESEWKTTHFDFHSIHDNLLKLDILGHDDPTVIRMLQDLSGIDPKTIPTDDPEVMKIFSGTESLGVTEEQIMCKTGTLGIPEFGTRFVRQMLEDTKPTTFSELVQISGLSHGTDVWLGNAQELIHNGICELSDVIGCRDDIMVYLIYQGLEPSLAFKIMEFVRKGKGLSPEWEEEMKNNGVPDWYIDSCKKIKYMFPKAHAAAYVLMAVRIAYFKVHHPILYYAAYFTVRAEDFDLEAMAAGSQAIKAKIEAINAKGLDAAPKEKSLLTVLELCLEMVERGYTFKQVDLYKSDAKEFKIEGNSLIPPFNAIPGLGTNAAINIVEARKNGEFLSKEDLQKRGKVSKTIIEYLDSQGCLAGLPDQNQLSLF; encoded by the coding sequence ATGAGTACAGATTTGTCAAAAAAAGAAAAGTTCCGGCTGTTATTAACTCAACTGAATATGACTGGGGATCTGTATGCAGATCATTTTGAAGAAGCAGAAATTGAAAAGCTTGCAGTCCACAAGAAAGAAAAAAAGTGGCATTTTGTTTTTAATCTGAGGTCGGTTGTCCCGTGTCAGATCATGAAGGACTTTACCACGAGACTTAATCAGTCCTTCTCACATATTGCGCAGGTTTCATTCACAGTCAAACTTGCTAATACTGATATTCCTGCAGATACCGTGCTCGATTACTGGGAAACATGTCTAGAAGAGCTGCAGGGCATCGCACCACCATTACTTAATTTGTTAACTGTGCAAAAGCCTGAAGTAAACGGCAACAAAATTACGATTAAGGTATCTAATGAGACTGAAGGAATGCAGATTAAAAATAAATATGCTGATATTTTAAACAGTGCATTTGAAAAATGGGGATTCGGTCCTTTTGTTCTTCATACAGAGGTTTCGACTGAAGGGTCTAATGAAGAATATGAAGCTTTCGTTGAATCCAAGAAAAAAGAAGAAGAAGAGTGGGCCAAGCAGGCGCTTGTTGAGATGCAGAAGCTTGAAGAACAGAAAAATGCAGCTGAAACCCACACTGGTCCTGTTGCAATCGGTTATTCTATTAAACCTGATGAACCTGTAGCAATCAAAACGATCCAGGAAGAAGAGCGGAAGATTGCGATTCAGGGACTTGTGTTTGATGCGGAAGTAAAAGAATTGAGAAGCGGAAGATCACTGCTTACTTTTAAAGTGACAGACTATACAGATTCAATTTTAGTAAAGATGTTCTCACGTGATAAAGAAGATGCGGCAATTATGCAGCAGTTGAAAAAAGGAATGTGGGTCAGAGCAAAAGGATCCATTCAGAATGATACATTTGTCAGAGACCTTGTTATGATTGCGCAGGATGTAATGGAAATACAGCCGTTGCTTAGACAGGACACATCAGAGGAAAAACGGGTTGAGCTGCACCTTCATACGCCAATGAGTCAGATGGATGCAGTATCATCAGTGTCTTCTCTGGTCTCCCAGGCAAAAAAATGGGGACATAAAGCCGTTGCGATTACTGATCATGCTGTTGCTCAGTCTTATCCAGAAGCCCATGCTGCAGGCGCAAAAAATGATATTAAAATCCTGTATGGATTAGAAGCGAACCTGGTGGATGACGGTGTTCCGATTGCCTACAACACTTCAAACAGAGAACTTGAAACAGCATCATATATTGTCTTTGACGTTGAGACAACCGGCTTATCAGCGGTATACGATAAAATTATAGAGTTAGCTGCTGTGAAAGTGAAAGAGGGAGAAATCATTGACCGCTTTGAGCGTTTTGCCAACCCTCATCATCCACTTTCAGCAACGACCATTAACTTAACCGGTATCACAGATGACATGGTGAGAAATGCACCGGAAATAGAAGATGTACTTGCAGATTTTAAAGAATGGTGCGGGGATGATATATTAGTTGCCCACAATGCATCGTTTGATATGGGCTTTTTAAATGTAGGTTATAAACGTGCGGGTATGGAGAAAGCTCCGAATCCCGTTATAGATACGCTTGAACTTGCAAGATTTCTTCACCCGGAATTTAAAAATCACCGTTTAAATACGCTTGCAAAGAAATTCGATGTGGATCTTACACAGCACCACCGTGCGATTTATGATGCGGAAGCGACAGGATATATTCTTGCTAGGCTGCTGAAGGAAGCAAAAGAAAAAGCCATTTTAAATCATAATCAGCTGAATGATTATATGGGTGAGGGAGATGCATTCAAACGCGCAAGACCAAATCACATTACCATTCTCGCTCAGACACAGGCCGGTCTTAAAAACCTGTTTAAGCTTATATCTATTTCTCACCTGGAGTACTTCTACCGGGTACCGCGTATTCCAAGATCACTGCTTAATAAACATAGGGAAGGCCTTCTGATCGGTTCGGCATGTGATAAGGGAGAAATTTTTGAAGGCATGATGCAAAAATCACCTGAAGAAGTTGAAGAGCTTGCAGATTTCTATGACTACATTGAAGTGCAGCCACCAGCTGCCTATCAGCATCTCATAGATTTAGAGCTTGTCAGAGACGAAGATAATCTGAAAGAGATTATTACAAAGGTTGTAGACTTTGCGGACAAAATGAATATTCCTGCAGTTGCGACCGGGAATGTACATTATGTTAATGAAGAAGATAAAATCTACCGTGAGATTCTGATTGCCTCTCAGGGCGGTGCAAATCCGCTTAACAGACATAAGCTGCCTGACGTGCACTTTAGAACCACAAACGAAATGCTAGACGCCTTTTCATTTATCGGAAAAGAAAAAGCAAGGGAAATTGTGATTGATAATACGAATAAGATCGCTGATATGATTGAAGATGTGACGCCGATCAAGGATGAACTCTACACACCTAAAATTGAAGGTGCAGATGAGGAAATGCGTGAGATGAGTTATGGAATGGCAAAAAGCATTTACGGGGAAGAACTTCCCGAGATTGTTGAAGCACGTCTTGAAAAAGAACTGAAAAGTATTATTGGTCATGGGTTCGCGGTTATCTATCTGATCTCGCATAAGCTTGTTAAAAAGTCACTGATTGATGGCTACCTGGTTGGATCACGTGGATCTGTAGGATCATCTTTTGTTGCTACAATGACTGAGATCACAGAGGTTAATCCGCTGCCGCCACACTATGTATGCCCGAAATGTAAGGAATCTGAGTTCTTTAATGACGGTTCAGTCGGTTCCGGGTTTGACCTTGATGATAAAGACTGTCCGAAATGTGAAGTGCCATATATTAAAGATGGACAGGATATTCCGTTTGAAACGTTCCTAGGATTCAAGGGGGATAAGGTGCCTGATATTGACTTGAACTTCAGTGGTGAATATCAGCCTGTTGCGCACAATTATACAAAAGTATTATTCGGTGAAGATTATGTCTATCGTGCCGGAACAATCGGTACTGTAGCTGATAAAACCGCCTTTGGCTATGTAAAAGGATATGCAGGTGACCATAATCTGCACTTTAGAGGAGCAGAAGTTGAGAGACTCGCAGGCGGATGCACAGGCGTAAAGCGTACAACAGGACAGCACCCAGGTGGTATTATTGTTGTGCCTGATTACATGGATATTTATGATTTTACACCAATTCAGTTCCCTGCTAACGCAAGTGAATCTGAATGGAAAACAACGCATTTTGATTTCCATTCCATACATGATAATCTGCTGAAGCTCGATATACTCGGTCACGATGATCCTACTGTGATCAGAATGCTTCAGGATCTGTCAGGTATTGATCCTAAAACCATTCCTACTGATGACCCTGAAGTCATGAAAATATTCAGTGGAACAGAATCACTCGGAGTAACCGAGGAGCAGATTATGTGTAAAACCGGTACACTTGGGATTCCGGAGTTTGGAACAAGATTTGTAAGACAAATGCTTGAAGATACAAAGCCGACAACCTTTTCTGAATTAGTTCAGATTTCCGGTTTGTCTCATGGAACGGATGTATGGCTCGGTAACGCACAGGAGCTGATTCATAACGGTATCTGTGAACTGTCAGATGTAATCGGATGCCGTGACGATATTATGGTTTATCTGATCTATCAGGGACTTGAGCCTTCTCTGGCATTTAAAATCATGGAATTTGTACGTAAAGGAAAAGGTCTTTCTCCTGAGTGGGAAGAAGAAATGAAAAATAATGGTGTGCCGGACTGGTATATAGATTCTTGTAAAAAGATTAAATATATGTTCCCTAAAGCGCACGCAGCAGCCTATGTACTAATGGCTGTCCGGATTGCTTACTTTAAGGTTCACCACCCAATACTTTATTACGCTGCTTATTTTACAGTACGTGCAGAAGATTTTGACCTTGAAGCAATGGCTGCAGGTTCTCAGGCTATAAAAGCTAAAATCGAAGCGATTAATGCTAAAGGGCTTGATGCTGCACCGAAGGAAAAGAGTTTACTGACTGTACTTGAATTATGTCTTGAAATGGTGGAAAGAGGTTATACTTTTAAACAAGTGGACCTTTATAAGTCAGATGCAAAAGAGTTTAAAATAGAAGGCAACTCGTTAATACCGCCATTTAATGCAATTCCGGGTCTTGGTACGAATGCCGCTATCAATATTGTTGAAGCCAGAAAAAATGGTGAGTTTCTTTCAAAAGAAGACTTACAAAAGCGTGGTAAGGTTTCAAAGACCATTATTGAATATCTGGACTCACAGGGGTGCCTTGCAGGACTGCCTGATCAGAACCAATTATCGCTCTTCTAG
- a CDS encoding ribosome maturation protein RimP: MSKITELTEELVNPILDDMNLELVDVEFVKEGSNWFLRVFIDKEAGVDIEECGIVSERLSEKLDELDPIQQNYFLEVSSPGAERPLKKEKDFHNAIGKQVYVKTYEPIDGMKEIEGVLDHYDGETLTVTVTIKTRKKEMAIPKEKVAKARLAVTF; encoded by the coding sequence ATGAGTAAAATTACAGAACTAACTGAAGAACTTGTAAACCCAATTCTAGATGATATGAATCTTGAACTAGTAGATGTGGAGTTTGTGAAGGAAGGATCCAACTGGTTTCTTCGCGTATTTATTGACAAAGAAGCAGGCGTTGATATTGAAGAATGCGGGATTGTCAGTGAACGGCTGAGCGAAAAACTGGATGAGCTTGATCCGATTCAGCAGAACTATTTTCTTGAAGTCTCGTCTCCAGGTGCTGAGCGCCCTCTGAAAAAGGAAAAAGACTTTCATAATGCAATTGGCAAACAGGTATATGTAAAAACATACGAGCCAATCGATGGCATGAAGGAAATAGAAGGCGTACTGGACCATTATGATGGAGAAACACTAACGGTTACTGTAACCATCAAAACGAGAAAAAAAGAAATGGCAATTCCAAAAGAAAAAGTTGCGAAAGCAAGGTTAGCTGTTACATTCTAA
- a CDS encoding transcription elongation factor NusA, with the protein MSTELLDALTYLEKEKGIDRDVLIDAIEAALVSAYKRNFNQAQNVRVDLNLENGSMRVFARKEVVDEVFDSRLEISIEDAQEIDPAYEVGDIVELEVTPRDFGRIAAQTAKQVVTQRVREAERGIIYTEFVDREDDIMTGIVQRQDHRFIYVALGKIEALLPLNEQMPNESYKPHDRIKVYITKVERTTKGPQIFVSRTHPGLLKRLFEIEVPEIFDGTVEIKSVSREAGDRSKISVHSDNEEVDAVGACVGAKGGRVQAIVNELKGEKIDIVEWSEDPTVFVANALSPSKVVDVQVNEEDKATTVIVPDYQLSLAIGKRGQNARLAAKLTGWKIDIKSETDAREMGIFPRDDQPLFSDEDMENSFSYPEDDIE; encoded by the coding sequence ATGAGTACTGAATTACTCGATGCGCTCACATACCTTGAGAAAGAAAAAGGGATTGACCGCGATGTTTTAATTGATGCGATTGAAGCTGCACTTGTCTCTGCTTATAAGCGTAACTTCAACCAGGCACAAAACGTACGCGTGGATCTGAACCTTGAAAACGGCTCAATGCGCGTATTTGCCCGCAAAGAAGTTGTTGATGAAGTGTTTGATTCGCGTCTTGAAATCTCAATTGAAGATGCCCAGGAAATTGATCCTGCCTATGAAGTTGGCGATATAGTAGAGCTTGAAGTAACACCGCGTGACTTTGGCCGTATCGCTGCTCAAACTGCCAAGCAGGTTGTTACTCAGCGCGTCAGAGAAGCTGAACGAGGCATTATCTACACTGAGTTTGTTGATCGTGAAGATGACATTATGACTGGAATTGTCCAGCGTCAGGATCATCGTTTTATCTATGTTGCACTGGGTAAGATTGAAGCGCTTCTGCCACTGAATGAGCAGATGCCAAATGAATCTTATAAGCCGCATGACCGTATTAAGGTTTATATTACCAAGGTTGAAAGAACAACTAAAGGTCCTCAGATCTTTGTATCAAGAACGCATCCAGGCCTGTTAAAGCGTCTATTTGAAATTGAAGTACCTGAAATTTTTGACGGTACTGTAGAAATCAAATCCGTATCACGCGAAGCCGGAGACCGCTCGAAGATCTCTGTGCATTCTGATAATGAAGAAGTGGATGCAGTAGGTGCTTGTGTTGGTGCTAAGGGCGGACGTGTTCAGGCTATAGTAAACGAGCTGAAGGGTGAAAAAATTGATATTGTCGAGTGGTCAGAAGACCCGACTGTCTTTGTTGCAAATGCACTCAGCCCATCAAAGGTTGTAGATGTGCAGGTAAATGAAGAAGATAAGGCAACGACTGTCATTGTACCTGATTATCAGCTGTCACTTGCAATTGGTAAGCGTGGACAAAATGCAAGACTTGCTGCAAAGCTTACAGGCTGGAAAATTGATATTAAGAGTGAGACAGATGCCCGTGAAATGGGAATATTCCCACGTGATGATCAGCCGCTTTTCTCAGATGAAGATATGGAGAATTCATTCTCTTATCCGGAAGATGACATCGAGTAA
- a CDS encoding translation initiation factor IF-2, with protein MSKVRVYEYAKKQNVTSKEVIDKLKTFNIEVKNHMAALENDAVAKLDKAYTKGQDQQAKPQNQNKPQNQNRGAQQNRGGQGGGPQNRGGKGGQGNQGGKGRGGQQRPGQNRGGKNNRNQKNKQPFTPTPMKPKELPEKITFTESLTVAELAKKLHREPSEIVKKLFMVGVMATVNQELDKDSIELICDDYGVEVEEEILVDSTDLETYFEEESDPAKLVERPSVVTIMGHVDHGKTTLLDSIRKTKVTEGEAGGITQHIGAYQIDHEDKKITFLDTPGHAAFTTMRARGAKVTDITILVVAADDGVMPQTVEAINHAKAAEVPIIIAVNKMDKPSANPDRVMQELTEHALVPEAWGGDTIFVPVSALTGEGIDNLLEMIGLVSEVEELKADPTRRAMGTVIEAELDKGRGSVATLLVQDGTLRVGDPIVVGTTFGRVRAMVNDVGRRVKEAGPSTPVEITGLNDVPLAGDRFVVFEDEKTARSIGESRAQQALQAQRGEKTRVSLDNLFEQMKQGEMKDLNVIVKGDVQGSVEAVAASLLKIEVEGVNVKIIHTAVGAITESDITLAAASNAIVIGFNVRPDANAKRAADAEQVDVRLHRIIYKVIEEIESAMTGLLDPEFEEKVIGQAEVRQTFKVSKVGTIAGSYVTEGKITRDSGVRLIRDGIVVFEGELDTLKRYKDDAKEVAKGYECGITLKNYNDVKEGDIFEAFVMEEIKR; from the coding sequence ATGAGTAAGGTACGTGTATATGAATACGCAAAAAAGCAAAATGTCACCAGTAAAGAAGTAATTGATAAATTAAAAACGTTCAACATTGAAGTGAAAAACCACATGGCAGCGCTTGAAAATGATGCTGTAGCTAAGCTAGATAAGGCTTATACAAAAGGGCAGGATCAGCAGGCCAAGCCTCAGAATCAAAATAAACCACAAAATCAAAACCGCGGTGCTCAGCAAAATCGTGGAGGCCAGGGCGGCGGACCACAAAACCGTGGCGGTAAAGGTGGACAAGGTAACCAGGGTGGCAAAGGCCGCGGTGGACAGCAGCGTCCCGGGCAGAACAGAGGCGGTAAGAACAACCGCAATCAAAAAAACAAGCAGCCATTTACACCGACGCCAATGAAGCCTAAAGAACTGCCTGAAAAAATTACTTTCACAGAATCTCTGACAGTAGCAGAGCTTGCAAAGAAACTGCACAGAGAACCTTCTGAGATCGTTAAAAAGCTGTTTATGGTTGGCGTTATGGCAACAGTCAATCAGGAGCTTGATAAAGATTCAATTGAGCTAATCTGTGATGATTACGGTGTAGAGGTTGAAGAAGAAATTCTTGTAGATTCTACAGATCTTGAAACTTATTTCGAGGAAGAATCAGATCCAGCTAAGCTGGTTGAACGCCCATCAGTTGTTACAATTATGGGACACGTTGACCATGGTAAAACAACGCTTCTTGATTCGATCCGTAAAACGAAGGTTACTGAAGGTGAAGCAGGCGGTATCACACAGCATATCGGTGCTTACCAGATTGACCATGAAGATAAAAAAATCACTTTCCTTGATACGCCGGGTCACGCAGCTTTTACAACTATGCGTGCACGTGGTGCAAAGGTAACGGATATTACAATTCTAGTTGTAGCGGCAGATGATGGCGTTATGCCACAGACAGTTGAAGCGATTAACCACGCTAAAGCTGCTGAAGTTCCAATTATCATTGCAGTTAATAAAATGGACAAGCCATCAGCAAACCCTGATCGCGTTATGCAGGAATTGACTGAGCATGCACTTGTACCTGAGGCATGGGGCGGAGACACGATCTTTGTTCCTGTATCTGCACTTACTGGTGAAGGAATTGATAACCTGCTTGAAATGATCGGTCTTGTATCTGAAGTTGAGGAATTGAAAGCTGACCCTACACGCCGTGCAATGGGTACGGTAATTGAAGCCGAGCTTGATAAGGGCCGTGGCTCAGTTGCTACACTTCTTGTACAGGATGGAACACTTCGTGTTGGTGATCCAATCGTTGTTGGTACAACATTCGGCCGAGTTCGTGCGATGGTAAATGATGTTGGCCGCCGCGTGAAGGAAGCAGGTCCATCAACTCCTGTTGAAATTACAGGGTTAAATGATGTACCTCTTGCCGGGGACCGCTTTGTTGTTTTTGAAGATGAGAAAACAGCACGTTCAATTGGTGAATCACGTGCACAGCAGGCACTTCAGGCACAGCGTGGAGAAAAAACCCGCGTCTCACTTGATAATCTTTTCGAACAGATGAAGCAGGGTGAGATGAAGGATCTTAACGTTATCGTAAAAGGTGATGTGCAGGGTTCTGTAGAAGCAGTTGCTGCATCTCTTCTCAAGATTGAAGTAGAAGGTGTAAATGTTAAAATCATTCACACTGCAGTAGGTGCAATTACTGAATCTGATATTACGCTTGCTGCTGCATCGAATGCAATTGTTATTGGTTTCAATGTTCGTCCTGACGCCAATGCGAAGCGTGCAGCAGATGCAGAACAGGTTGATGTGAGACTTCATAGAATTATCTATAAGGTAATTGAAGAAATCGAATCAGCAATGACAGGCCTTCTTGATCCTGAGTTCGAAGAAAAAGTGATCGGTCAGGCAGAAGTCCGTCAGACGTTCAAAGTATCAAAAGTCGGTACAATTGCAGGAAGCTATGTAACGGAAGGTAAGATTACGCGCGATAGCGGCGTAAGATTAATCCGTGATGGCATTGTTGTATTTGAAGGTGAACTCGATACACTTAAGCGTTATAAAGATGATGCGAAGGAAGTAGCAAAAGGCTACGAATGCGGTATCACTTTAAAGAATTATAATGATGTAAAAGAAGGGGACATTTTTGAAGCGTTTGTGATGGAAGAAATCAAACGCTGA
- a CDS encoding ribosome-binding factor A gives MKKELGDIIGRKIKDPRIGFVTVTDVEVTGDLQQATVYITVLGDDEQRENTLRGLAKAKGFIRSEIGQRIRLRKTPELLFEFDESIETGNRIESLIRDLKERE, from the coding sequence ATGAAAAAAGAGCTTGGCGATATTATCGGCCGCAAGATCAAAGACCCAAGAATTGGTTTTGTGACAGTCACTGACGTTGAAGTAACAGGTGACCTTCAACAGGCAACTGTCTATATTACCGTGCTTGGTGATGATGAACAGCGTGAAAACACACTTCGCGGCCTTGCTAAAGCAAAAGGGTTTATCCGTTCTGAAATCGGACAGAGAATCAGGCTAAGAAAAACACCTGAACTGTTATTTGAATTTGATGAATCAATTGAAACGGGTAACCGGATTGAATCATTAATTCGTGACTTGAAAGAACGTGAATAA
- a CDS encoding riboflavin kinase/FMN adenylyltransferase: MKVFTLRHPHEMSQNDFPPLSIALGFFDGVHLGHQKVIGAALNYAKENGVKSAVMTFDPHPSVVLSSKKSSVQYLSTLEQKISKIEALGVDYVLVVRFTSAFASLEPQEFVDQYLIGLNAVHITAGFDYSYGKFGRGKMETLPFHARGKFTSTTVEKQTDEHEKISSTRIRELLSKGETNKAAALLGTHYETEGLVVHGEKRGRKIGFPTANIDTRDGLLIPSPGVYAVKLKVNDTWHDGICNVGYKPTFNNPDHAQLSVEVHLFSFDESIYGEHVLVKWLDRIRSEKKFNGVDELVAQIEKDKEKALSIHRA; this comes from the coding sequence ATGAAAGTTTTTACACTTCGTCACCCTCATGAGATGAGTCAGAATGATTTTCCTCCATTATCAATCGCGCTAGGTTTTTTTGACGGTGTTCATCTCGGTCACCAGAAAGTGATTGGTGCAGCACTTAATTATGCAAAAGAAAATGGGGTTAAAAGTGCCGTAATGACTTTTGATCCGCATCCTTCAGTTGTATTAAGCTCTAAAAAAAGCAGTGTACAATATTTATCAACGCTTGAGCAGAAAATCAGCAAAATCGAAGCCCTGGGCGTTGATTATGTTCTGGTTGTCCGCTTTACTTCAGCTTTTGCATCACTGGAGCCCCAGGAGTTTGTTGATCAGTACTTAATTGGGCTAAATGCTGTTCACATTACAGCCGGATTTGATTATTCCTATGGAAAATTTGGTAGAGGGAAGATGGAAACACTGCCATTTCATGCCCGAGGAAAATTCACTTCTACAACTGTTGAAAAGCAGACGGATGAGCATGAAAAGATCAGCTCGACCAGGATACGTGAGCTTTTATCAAAAGGAGAAACAAATAAAGCAGCAGCATTACTCGGAACTCATTATGAAACTGAAGGTCTGGTTGTCCATGGTGAAAAAAGAGGACGGAAAATCGGATTTCCTACTGCTAACATCGATACAAGAGATGGATTGTTAATTCCGTCACCCGGCGTGTATGCGGTGAAGTTAAAAGTAAACGATACCTGGCATGATGGCATATGTAATGTAGGCTATAAACCGACTTTTAATAATCCAGATCATGCACAGCTGAGTGTGGAAGTTCATCTATTCAGTTTTGATGAAAGTATTTATGGTGAACATGTACTTGTTAAGTGGCTTGACCGGATCAGAAGTGAAAAGAAATTCAACGGAGTAGATGAGCTGGTTGCACAAATCGAAAAAGATAAAGAAAAGGCGCTCAGCATTCACCGTGCCTAG
- a CDS encoding 30S ribosomal protein S15, which translates to MAITQERKNEIIQEFRTHEGDTGSVEVQVAILTEDINNLNQHLRTHKKDHHSRRGLFKMVGRRRNLLTYLRNNDVARYRELINKLGLRR; encoded by the coding sequence ATGGCTATTACTCAAGAACGTAAGAACGAAATTATTCAGGAATTCCGTACACACGAAGGAGATACAGGATCTGTAGAAGTACAGGTTGCGATTCTTACTGAAGATATCAACAACCTGAACCAGCACCTTCGTACTCATAAGAAAGACCACCACTCACGTCGCGGTCTATTCAAAATGGTAGGACGTCGCCGTAACCTGTTGACTTACCTTCGTAATAACGACGTAGCTCGTTACCGCGAACTGATCAACAAGCTTGGTCTTCGTCGATAA